In one window of Hevea brasiliensis isolate MT/VB/25A 57/8 chromosome 10, ASM3005281v1, whole genome shotgun sequence DNA:
- the LOC110632698 gene encoding probable glycosyltransferase At5g03795 isoform X1: MSAGKLQQQASQHMCSLKGSLLTLAILTLISFAYLPINSLQSSSSSSSSISSPLLSSSVVKQPQEGTVIETETETNKEGKLFEDEISDLYYLPQIFKLNYEAMERDFKVFIYPDGDPNTFYQTPRKLTGKYASEGYFFQNIRESRFRTEDADQAHLFFIPISCHKMRGKGTSYENMTIIVQNYVESLIAKYPYWNRTLGADHFFVTCHDVGVRATEGVPFLVKNAIRVVCSPSYDVGFIPHKDVALPQVLQPFALPAGGNDVENRTTLGFWAGHRNSKIRVVLARVWENDTELDISNNRISRATGHLVYQKRFYRTKFCICPGGSQVNSARIADSIHYGCVPVILSNYYDLPFNDILDWRKFSVILKEQDVYSLKQVLKNMSDDEFVSLHKNLVEVQKHFQWNSPPIKYDAFHMVMYDLWLRHHVIKY; the protein is encoded by the exons ATGTCGGCCGGAAAGCTCCAACAGCAAGCGTCACAACACATGTGTTCTCTAAAAGGTTCACTCCTCACTCTCGCTATCCTAACCCTAATCTCATTCGCTTACCTTCCCATCAATTCTCTCCAATCCTCGTCTTCATCGTCCTCCTCCATTTCTTCTCCTCTGCTCTCCAGTTCCGTTGTAAAGCAGCCACAGGAAGGGACGGTTATAGAGACGGAGACAGAGACAAACAAGGAAGGGAAATTATTTGAGGATGAGATATCGGATCTGTACTACCTGCCTCAGATTTTCAAATTGAATTACGAGGCAATGGAGAGGGACTTCAAAGTTTTTATATATCCCGATGGGGATCCCAACACCTTTTATCAAACACCTAGGAAATTGACTGGCAAGTACGCTAGCGAGGGCTATTTTTTCCAGAATATCAGAGAGAGTCGCTTTCGGACTGAGGATGCCGATCAGGCTCACCTCTTCTTTATCCCCATCTCCTGCCACAAGATGCGAGGCAAG ggAACCTCCTATGAGAATATGACCATTATTGTTCAGAATTATGTGGAGAGCTTAATAGCAAAGTATCCCTATTGGAACCGAACATTGGGTGCAGATCACTTCTTTGTCACTTGTCATGATGTTGGTGTAAGGGCAACTGAAGGAGTTCCATTTCTTGTAAAGAATGCAATACGAGTTGTGTGCTCCCCAAGCTATGATGTTGGATTCATTCCACACAAAGATGTTGCTCTTCCTCAAGTATTGCAGCCATTTGCCCTTCCAGCTGGAGGGAATGATGTAGAAAATAG GACAACACTTGGTTTTTGGGCTGGTCATAGAAACTCTAAAATTAGAGTCGTTTTAGCACGTGTGTGGGAGAATGATACAGAGCTTGATATTTCCAATAACAGAATAAGTAGGGCTACTGGACATCTAGTGTATCAAAAGAGATTTTACAGGACTAAATTCTGCATATGCCCTGGTGGCTCTCAGGTCAACAGTGCTCGCATAGCTGATTCAATCCATTATGGATGTGTTCCTG TAATATTATCCAACTACTATGACCTGCCATTCAATGACATTCTTGATTGGCGAAAATTTTCTGTCATACTTAAGGAGCAAGACGTATACAGCCTCAAGCAAGTTCTCAAGAACATGTCTGATGATGAGTTTGTATCTTTGCATAAGAATTTGGTTGAG GTCCAGAAGCACTTCCAATGGAATTCGCCTCCAATCAAATATGATGCATTCCATATGGTCATGTACGATCTCTGGCTGCGTCATCATGTTATTAAATATTAA
- the LOC110632698 gene encoding probable glycosyltransferase At5g03795 isoform X2 encodes MERDFKVFIYPDGDPNTFYQTPRKLTGKYASEGYFFQNIRESRFRTEDADQAHLFFIPISCHKMRGKGTSYENMTIIVQNYVESLIAKYPYWNRTLGADHFFVTCHDVGVRATEGVPFLVKNAIRVVCSPSYDVGFIPHKDVALPQVLQPFALPAGGNDVENRTTLGFWAGHRNSKIRVVLARVWENDTELDISNNRISRATGHLVYQKRFYRTKFCICPGGSQVNSARIADSIHYGCVPVILSNYYDLPFNDILDWRKFSVILKEQDVYSLKQVLKNMSDDEFVSLHKNLVEVQKHFQWNSPPIKYDAFHMVMYDLWLRHHVIKY; translated from the exons ATGGAGAGGGACTTCAAAGTTTTTATATATCCCGATGGGGATCCCAACACCTTTTATCAAACACCTAGGAAATTGACTGGCAAGTACGCTAGCGAGGGCTATTTTTTCCAGAATATCAGAGAGAGTCGCTTTCGGACTGAGGATGCCGATCAGGCTCACCTCTTCTTTATCCCCATCTCCTGCCACAAGATGCGAGGCAAG ggAACCTCCTATGAGAATATGACCATTATTGTTCAGAATTATGTGGAGAGCTTAATAGCAAAGTATCCCTATTGGAACCGAACATTGGGTGCAGATCACTTCTTTGTCACTTGTCATGATGTTGGTGTAAGGGCAACTGAAGGAGTTCCATTTCTTGTAAAGAATGCAATACGAGTTGTGTGCTCCCCAAGCTATGATGTTGGATTCATTCCACACAAAGATGTTGCTCTTCCTCAAGTATTGCAGCCATTTGCCCTTCCAGCTGGAGGGAATGATGTAGAAAATAG GACAACACTTGGTTTTTGGGCTGGTCATAGAAACTCTAAAATTAGAGTCGTTTTAGCACGTGTGTGGGAGAATGATACAGAGCTTGATATTTCCAATAACAGAATAAGTAGGGCTACTGGACATCTAGTGTATCAAAAGAGATTTTACAGGACTAAATTCTGCATATGCCCTGGTGGCTCTCAGGTCAACAGTGCTCGCATAGCTGATTCAATCCATTATGGATGTGTTCCTG TAATATTATCCAACTACTATGACCTGCCATTCAATGACATTCTTGATTGGCGAAAATTTTCTGTCATACTTAAGGAGCAAGACGTATACAGCCTCAAGCAAGTTCTCAAGAACATGTCTGATGATGAGTTTGTATCTTTGCATAAGAATTTGGTTGAG GTCCAGAAGCACTTCCAATGGAATTCGCCTCCAATCAAATATGATGCATTCCATATGGTCATGTACGATCTCTGGCTGCGTCATCATGTTATTAAATATTAA